Within the bacterium genome, the region ACGATCGCAAACAGTCCATATAGCTGCGTATCGTCCGCATGCTATACTTCTGAATACGAAGCTCCCGTTCAAATTGTTCGAGCAACGTCATACTTCGCATATCATACCAGGTTCAGTACTATTCCCGCCATCAACTTCGCATAATAACGAGTTGTACGAAATAGCGAAAAACATTTTTAACTATTAAATAGACAAAAGTATGGCATTATCCGCATATCATCAAAAGTACGCAGATTACAGCGGCGAGGAAATTAAGAAGCGCGCCGACGCAAAAGAACAAGAGCTCGCTACGATTTTCAATGAAGTCTCACTAAAAACTGACATTGATCCTGTTAGGTTGGCAGTTTTGGGCTGTGGTGACAAAAGATTCGTCGCGCATCATAAAAGAATTTTTGAGAACGTACTAAAAAGAAATGTTGAGGTTACAACGTTCGACATCAGTATTGACCACCTTGCTGGAGAATCAAATGTTTTTCAGCACGACTGTACCCTACCGCTTCCCAACCCACC harbors:
- a CDS encoding class I SAM-dependent methyltransferase; translated protein: MALSAYHQKYADYSGEEIKKRADAKEQELATIFNEVSLKTDIDPVRLAVLGCGDKRFVAHHKRIFENVLKRNVEVTTFDISIDHLAGESNVFQHDCTLPLPNPPYDITYAHVLLKFIETEKQFDLLKNSFDALKPGGIAIHGFDWDEIKVEGPKLPDGLWAVPLEQYKKQLTELGIEYKEIPLKYGPALVLLRK